The sequence CTTTCGTTTAATACGGATAACAGGGATCGCAGGACTACATCACTTGCATCAAAAAATTCATCAAGGAAAACCAAATTTGCTTCTATGATGGAACCGTGAATATTGTGACGGATGCGGCCTTTTTTGAATTCTTCAATGTTATAAGGGCCAAAGTAGTTATCAGGTGTTTGCTCCTTGCTTGCTTGCGAAGCAAATATTCTCACATTATCAAAGGTATTGAAAATATAGTTTGCCAGATATGATTTTGCCATACCAGTTCGTGATAGCAACAGCATATGTTCCCGTGTAAGTATGGCATACATTGCCTGCTTTATGATTTCTTCACGGCCAATAACATTTTTTGCAATACGTTCCATGTGCCATTTAAGGTATTGAATAGTGCTGGGGATGTCTGTTGCTTCTGCTTCAATTGCCTTGGGTAAAATTTCTGGTTTCTTGCCTGGTAGTTTTTCTGTTTGCAGAGTGGTAACATGCTCACTTCTTGCAGCAGGTTTTTCTTCTGGCTGCAGCTCTTTTCTTTCTTCATCAGGTGCTATAATAATATATCCTTCCTGATCAAGGAGTGATTCTGCATCATTGAGATAGTTACGTTGTGAAGGGTTTTGTGTTTTCATATAGTCCCCCTTTAGTCAATAGCTGGAAGTAGTATTTTAAAAGAAGTACCCTCACCAGGGGTGCTTTTGACTCCTATTGCTCCGCCATGGTTATTAATAATTGTGTATGTTACCATCAGTCCAAGTCCTGTGGACTTTGGACCTTTGGTAGTAAAGAAAGGCTGAAATATCTTTGAAAGGTTTTCAGGTGGAATTCCAATGCCAGTATCCTCTATCGTAATGCTGGCAAATTTTTCTTGGTTTTTAATAGCACTACCAACATTGATACGTATTTCACCTTTATTAGGCATTGCTTCTTCAGCATTACTTATAATGTGTAACAGGGCCTGTATTAGCTGATTTTTCCTGCCTTTAATTTTTGGACTTTCCTTTGGATAGGCAGTATTAATAATAAATCCGCTTTTCTGCAGACGATTCAGTGTTATCTGTACCGGATGGCTTGTAATAAGTTTATGCACTTCAAATGTTTCAATATCATCATCACCTGGTTTTCCTAAATTAAGGAGCTGTTCAGTAATCTGGCTTATACGGGCAAGCTCATCCTTCATGGATTTGACATAGTCGTGAACAGGGCTTGTTTCGGGAATATTATTTTCAATAAAGTTGAGGTCGATAGTTAATAAGTTAATAGGAACTTTGAGTTCGTAGGCAACCCCTGCAGCAAGCAAGCCCATTGCAGAAAGCTTTTCAGCGCGTTGCATACGTTTTTGAATCTGTGCCTGTTCGGTGGCATCTTCAATCATTATTAAAATGCTTTTCACTTTTTTATCAAAGTCAAGGATTGGATTAGCTCGCACATTGAGAGTGAGTTCCCTATCCTGATTGATTGGCTGATAGGTGAGATTTTTTATATATACTGGCTTTTTCTGAGTTGTTATCTCCTCTAGATATTTTTTTAAATCAACGCTGAATCCGGGCATTTCGGTTAAGTTCATCCCCACTCTGGTTTCATCAGGTTGATAGCCAATAATACGGCGAAGCGCTGGATTTTCGGTTAAAATAATGCCTGTAGGGTCAATAGTAAAAATTCCAATGGGTGAATTGTTTATAATTTCATCATTCAATGTTGACAGTCGTTTTAGTTCTTCAGCCTGACGCAGTTGCTCTTTAATTTTTTCCTCAAGCCTTCGGGAGCTCTCTTTAAGCTTTTTCTCCATCAGATGCATTTCGGTGATATTGCGCAATATGCCAAAGAGTCCAGTAATCTTACCTTCATTATCTTTTATTGGTGCAAGGTTTGCCATAAGGTATACAGGGTTTCCATCCTTATCAAATGTTTTCATCTTTTCATTGTGGATGGATTTGCCTTCGTACAGTATCTGATTGAAAACAGTTGTAGCGCGATCAAGCTCAATTGCGGGTAGATAAAGTGAAAAATGCATGCCAATAGAATCTTTGCTTGAGACTGGGAACAGATCTTCCATAGCTCTGTTGCGATAGACCATGTTTCCTTCGCTATCGAGCACAAATATGATATCATCGGCAGCTTCAACTAATTTTTTGAAGTCTACTGGCTCTTCCTGTACCCCTTTCTGGAGCAAGTCAATCTTCAACTGAAGCTGTTGTACCAGTTTTATAAGTTCATCTTGAGATAGTTGTTGTAATGTTTTGGTATCCATAATTACTTACCTGAACTTGGGATTTTGAGGACCACTCAACGTGGTGAAGAACCACACTTCAAGAACCAGGCTGAAAATAGTTCCAATAAGGAATGCTATGGCAAAAGTAGGGAGATCCATCATGAGAATATATACACCACCCGCTGCAAAAACAGCTAAAAGAATCAGCCGTAAAATAAAACCACCTGCTGTTATGGATAGAAGTACCAGCGTGTTTGATTTCATGCCTTTGATTGCTCCGGCTATCCATAATAATGTGAGAATCAGGCTTAGAAGGCATCCAATTGCACAACCTTTACCCGGTGCAACTCCTCCAAAATAATATACTATCGATGACAGAATAATGCAAAAGATAGTATAAATAAGTATACTAAGATATGCTATTTTTACATTGCTCATAGCTTGACCTATCCTGATATAAGCACTATATACAAATTTATAATGTATAATTTTTGTATGTGACAGGTCAACTAATATTTTTTATTACTGAAACGATTCTACTACAAGGAGCTGTCGGGCGACAGCTCCTTGTAAAAAAAATAATGTTATCCCAATTTTGCTAGTAACGCTTCGCTTACTTCTTTGACACTGGGAGTTCCATCAACTTCGATAATTTTTGGCTTGCCACCATTTTGCTTTGAGATATCTTTAAAATACTGAACCGCGGCAAGTGTTCCAGTTTTTGTATCATAGTAGATGTCGTGCCGTTTGTTTATGGCTGCTTCGTCCTGATCGTCGGCTCGAGTTGAAAGCTTCCCTCCGCATACACGACATACAAAGCTTCCATCTTTTTCGGCTGGTTTGATTGCATCTATGTAAATGTTGTTAGGATGATTATTGTCGTTTTCGCACAGTCTTCTACCCATAATGCGTTTTTTTGCGCTGTCTCTGTCAAGAACTATCTCAATAACATAATCAAGTGCCATCCCCGCTTCTTTCAAAGCTTTATCCAGCGCTTTTGCCTGTTCAACATTGCGGGGGAAGCCATCAAGTAACCACCCATTTTTACAGTCAGCTTCCTGCAAACGATTTAGTATCATGGGAATAGTGATTTCATCAGGAACTAAATCGCCACGGTCGATATACGCCTTGGCTTTTACACCCAGTTCGGTGCCTTTTTTGATATTTTCCCTAAAAATAACACCCGACTCAATGTGCGGAAGGTTAAATTTTTTCTGTACAACCGCACCCTGTGTCCCTTTACCACTGCCATTAGGCCCAAATATTAATATATTCATTGTACCACCTCTTGGATTAGTATGTGTATAGCTGAAAACTCAGCATAAAAAATCATTTCATTGCAACAGTAAAAAACTGTATGTAATTGTAAAGTAAGTTTTTTAAACGGGCGATAGCTCAAATGGATTGAGAAAATCTTTTGGATATATGTTATACTGTCTGCTGGAGCACCTCAGGTGGTGGTCCCCAGTGGAATTGGCAGCAGTGTATGCCATTTTCCTTGTAAAAGTGAAATGTATATGAACGACTTTCATAATAAGATATATAGTTATCGGTATTCTTTTCTTTTAAACGATGATTTAAGAAATTTAAAAATTCTACCAGTATATTATCCAGACAGAAGGCAATAATTTTAGCCAACGACATCTTCCATAGCTTTTTAACATCTAAATAAAGTTCATATTCAGAGTGATATACATATAAATGAACTCTTTTCCAGGTATTATTACCATTTCTTTTTCGGTATGATATTCGTTTGAATGCTTGCATACGATATTTTTCCTTCTTTGCTGCATAATTTACAAGTAGGTAAATAAAGGTGTGTAATGGGATGTTGTACTTTTTCGTATAATAATCAAGAAGTTCAAGATGCTGATAGGAAATGCAGGTAGTAGTTTCAAATGTCATAGTATTATCCTTCCAAAATAGAATATATATTTAAAATGTAGTACCGATAACTATCATAATCCAACTATATTGTAAAGATTTTTTTATTGAAAATTATCTTATTCATAGTAGTTAGTTTGTATTATTTCAATAAATGAAAAAACACACAGGAGGTATATATGATAGTTAATGTAGTCCATGTATACGTTAAATCAGAACATATTCAAGACTTCATAAAGGCAACAATCGAAAATCACAAAAATTCCATTATGGAACCAGGCAATCTTCGCTTTGATGTACTTCAATGCCAAGATGATCCCTCACAGTTTATTTTATATGAAGCATATAAATCACCAGAAGCTGCTGCGCAACACAAGAATACATCACATTATGCTGTATGGAAGGATACAGTTGCACCGTGGATGGCAAAACCCCGCCAGGGTATCACCTACACTGTAATAGCTCCAGCAGAGGAAAAACTATGGAAATAAATTTCACAGTTGGCAAAATTCCCCATACTGTTTTTTTTAAAGGAGCTATCGCCACCTTGCCAGCACATATACAAAAATTTGGAAGGCAAATTCTACTTATTACTGGAAAATCATCACTGCAACATTCAGGAAAATTA is a genomic window of Spirochaetota bacterium containing:
- a CDS encoding PAS domain S-box protein, whose amino-acid sequence is MDTKTLQQLSQDELIKLVQQLQLKIDLLQKGVQEEPVDFKKLVEAADDIIFVLDSEGNMVYRNRAMEDLFPVSSKDSIGMHFSLYLPAIELDRATTVFNQILYEGKSIHNEKMKTFDKDGNPVYLMANLAPIKDNEGKITGLFGILRNITEMHLMEKKLKESSRRLEEKIKEQLRQAEELKRLSTLNDEIINNSPIGIFTIDPTGIILTENPALRRIIGYQPDETRVGMNLTEMPGFSVDLKKYLEEITTQKKPVYIKNLTYQPINQDRELTLNVRANPILDFDKKVKSILIMIEDATEQAQIQKRMQRAEKLSAMGLLAAGVAYELKVPINLLTIDLNFIENNIPETSPVHDYVKSMKDELARISQITEQLLNLGKPGDDDIETFEVHKLITSHPVQITLNRLQKSGFIINTAYPKESPKIKGRKNQLIQALLHIISNAEEAMPNKGEIRINVGSAIKNQEKFASITIEDTGIGIPPENLSKIFQPFFTTKGPKSTGLGLMVTYTIINNHGGAIGVKSTPGEGTSFKILLPAID
- a CDS encoding adenylate kinase, with amino-acid sequence MNILIFGPNGSGKGTQGAVVQKKFNLPHIESGVIFRENIKKGTELGVKAKAYIDRGDLVPDEITIPMILNRLQEADCKNGWLLDGFPRNVEQAKALDKALKEAGMALDYVIEIVLDRDSAKKRIMGRRLCENDNNHPNNIYIDAIKPAEKDGSFVCRVCGGKLSTRADDQDEAAINKRHDIYYDTKTGTLAAVQYFKDISKQNGGKPKIIEVDGTPSVKEVSEALLAKLG
- a CDS encoding antibiotic biosynthesis monooxygenase, producing the protein MIVNVVHVYVKSEHIQDFIKATIENHKNSIMEPGNLRFDVLQCQDDPSQFILYEAYKSPEAAAQHKNTSHYAVWKDTVAPWMAKPRQGITYTVIAPAEEKLWK